The following is a genomic window from Phaseolus vulgaris cultivar G19833 chromosome 6, P. vulgaris v2.0, whole genome shotgun sequence.
ttttataaagacgtaaaaaaataaaatggttttacaatatttattaaaaaatacaattatgaaaaggaaattttttttacaagatAATCCTTTGAGAAATGGGAATAGGTAAGAACACTTTttctaacatatttttttttataaaagtcttTATTGAGACATTATGACATTATTATTCAACTTTCATCACTGACATttcgaaaaaaaaatattatatattctatctttaataacattttatagATTATTAAAATTTCCATACAAACCCAATTtaatgaaaaacaagatattTCAAACTTCGTAATGTTTCATAAACTCCCACGAAAAGAGTTTACGAAAGAACGTTaagaaagatttatttttttggtttctTAGAAAGAACTTTGTGTTATCTCTTAACAAAATTTCTGTTTCCGAGTCATGTGTAGGAAGTAGCCAccttctccttccttcttctGCTGCACTGAGTATCGAGTGAGTGTACAAAACTACCAACTTGGTGAGTTCTCTCTGGATAAGACTTTCATTATCTTTCACCCTTTTGCTCACTCTTCGCGTTTCCTTAAAAAGCTTGTATTTTTCACCACCCTTTATCTTTTTATGTATATTCTAAATCGTGGGGCTTATACTCTGCAAGATATATTCCGGAACACTGTCTCTATTGTTcctctttattttaaatttcacaACTTTCTTGGTggttatttctaatttttattttgggtgcatgtagttatttttattttactagtTCTCTGGTGCAAAATTGAAAACTATGCTGGATTAATTCTAATGGAccaaacaaaatttgaattcAAGCATTTTCTTGTTTAAATTGAAAACTTTTTGGTGTTTATACCGAGCTAGGCAAATTGGAAGTTCTTGAAATTTGTGTTACAGCTGTTAACAGGGATTTCATGGTAGATAATCTGTCTGAAGATTTGGTCTTTTAAGTGTGTGACGAACAATGTTGTGTGATCCATGTAGTTGACCTCACTTACTGGGATAAGactttttgttacttttatacATTTCTGGTAACATTATGGTTCTGGTTAATAGAGATCCAAATTGTAAATTTATTGGTGGTTATATTGGGGCTACTTGgaatttttgttatatattcACTTCTGGTAACATTATGGTGCAGCAGGATAATAGAGCTTACAGACAACAATACTATCGTCCCTTACAAATTTCTTATACAATCCATGATTGTCTTGCACCCTTTTGTTTTCCCTCCTTCTTGCACCACCATCACATGCTCAAAACCTTTTTCTCATGACAACAATCACTTTGTGCCATCTTCAATGGCTCTCCGGGTAGTCCCAAACAATGCCAGGACAAGGACATTCTTATGTAGTGCTAGTATTCAGCCGAAGGATTTGAATGGCATGGACTTCAATATAGACGTCATTAAGAAAGATTTGGAGTTTCAAGGTGATGGCGAAGGTGGGTTTTTAGGTCAAGGTATGTATCCAAGAAGTGATGAAAATGATATTGTTGAAGAAGAAGCACAAGaaggtgaagatgatgatgCTGGATTTTCGGATGGAGGACCATATACAGGTAGGCCAGAGAAGGATTATGATAGAGATCCAGAACTCGGTAACATTCTGGGGAGTTTTCTAGAGAATCCCCAAGAGGCACAATCCCAAGTAAGCATCACTGTATTAATGGTTTTATAACTTCAGCCTTGCATTGTAGGCTCTATCTTCTTGTGGTGGTGGTGGGGAGGAGGGGCATTTTGTTTCAAAATGTGATGTTTGTTACATTTCATGTCGTTGAAAAGTTAAAGAATAGCATCTGTGAGCTACTCTGAATTTTAATACCGGGGGATATTATTTGTGTTTAAATCAAATGAGCTTGATATATTTGCAGTTGGAAGATAGATTAAGAAAGAAGAGGAACAAAGTACTGCACACAAAGACTGGATCTGGTAAACCAATGAAGGTGTCATTTAACAAGTAAGCTCAACCATGCAAATATGTGTGATTGTACCATGCAGTGTTCTGTTATTCGCGCAATTTTGCTGGTGTAGTTGCGTTTTTCTTATTGTGATGTTTAGATTTCTCTTCAGTTTGGTGTGCTAGAATTTACTGGTGTAATAACCTTATATTAATTTACTGGTGTAATAAACTCTCTTTAATTTACTGGCGTATTATCTTTTTGAAGTAGGAGAAATGTACAGTTGAGGAATGCTAGTTGTTATTGTTGTTAGTAAATTGGTACAGTGATTGAGATTTGTCAATTGATACTTTCACTTTCATATTCTCTTTCCAACTAGCATGTAGGACATTGAAGCAGTCTCTCTGTTGATCAAAGTGATATGATATGCTTTACATGGATACATTgttatttaatgtcaaatttaaCGTATTTAAGGtggaaatgatttttttaggaCTCAAGCTTACCTTTTTAGGACTTTTAGGAAGGAATAGGAGTAAGTATTCAAATTAGTTTCAGAGTAAGTATTCAAATTAGTTTCAGATTATGCTCTTGCTCGGGGCATGGTTTGAAGTGAAACTTGAATTCTAAGATGGTTATGCTCAAAATTTTGGTTCCGATTGCATCATGTTTGAATTTCTTGAATAAGTTGATATTGCTTTTGAAATCTGGTTATTTTGTATTACTTTTAACTTTAGTGGATACAATGGTGATGCTTCCTGATTAAATATGCAAATACTTTAAGTCTAACAACTTTAGAAAAAACTGTccgatttgttttatttttaagactAGTGGTTTGAGTAGAGGGCAACCTTGATGCAAAGTTAAAGTTGCTTCTCGATGACTAGTTGAATATGGGTTTGATTTGGAACCAGCCTCTTTGCATATGCTAGGGTAAGGTTGCGTTACAATAGCCCTCCACCTTACCTTTGTATAGACAGAAGCCTTATAACACTTGGGTATGGtagtttctttttgtttttttaattagtggTTTGAgtaatttgtattaaattattatagacGTGGACTGATTAGTTTAATATTTGAGTTAGTTGTCATTGAATCCAGCTCAGACTCAAGTTAAATCTTTGATAGAAACCCTGAAAATGCTGGGTTGTTCTAAGTCGAATTAAGGTCAGATACAAAGGC
Proteins encoded in this region:
- the LOC137831403 gene encoding uncharacterized protein translates to MIVLHPFVFPPSCTTITCSKPFSHDNNHFVPSSMALRVVPNNARTRTFLCSASIQPKDLNGMDFNIDVIKKDLEFQGDGEGGFLGQGMYPRSDENDIVEEEAQEGEDDDAGFSDGGPYTGRPEKDYDRDPELGNILGSFLENPQEAQSQLEDRLRKKRNKVLHTKTGSGKPMKVSFNKFEFSNSYIWFEFYNVPLAKDISLICDTIRSWHIIGRLGGCNALNMQLSQSPLDARPSYDYIQGANVEPTTFYNIGNLEVQDNLARIWVDIGTVEPLLLDVLINALTQISSDFVGIKQVMFGGAEFESWNENLKSEEAGYGVHKI